The following are encoded together in the uncultured Draconibacterium sp. genome:
- a CDS encoding acyl-CoA dehydrogenase family protein — protein MQNSKTDSLSVTNQNQINPIPFSQLMDALKEKMKQVFHVRADADQLSIKRGLPPFVMREIMSVNPLQVGIPKAYGGRGGIMKENIGLLAAASYESLALSLTFGINSALFLQPFGKFGQEEVKAPVFNRFLNEKAMGGLMITEPDYGSDALNMQTSYSEVDSKYHLKGKKHWAGLTGWADYWLLSARQKSKSDKLQRDIDFFLCDVNAPGQNIVVEEFFENLGLYAIPYGRNNIDVQLPMAHKLVPETTGVKMMLDLLHRSRMQFPGMAMGFIQRLLDEALNHCKDRFVGGKSLFSYDRVQHRLTKLQASYTICSAMCTNSSEKAGLDVDLSGQGMEANAVKSVVTDLMQEAAQSVTQLVGAKAYKLNHIAGRSIVDSRPFQIFEGSNDILYAQISEALVKMMKRMKENNLFDFLKGFDLTEKAASYVKSQVNFNLDLQMPQRKLVEMGKVIGRVISLNQVLDLGDKGYKKELIDNSIVVLQQEISRLMSAFNFKNTGIVVDGYEENSSWLNFVKA, from the coding sequence ATGCAAAACAGTAAAACCGATTCATTGTCGGTTACCAATCAAAATCAAATCAACCCAATCCCATTTTCACAATTAATGGATGCCTTAAAAGAAAAAATGAAACAGGTGTTTCATGTTCGTGCAGATGCTGATCAGCTGAGTATAAAACGTGGTTTGCCACCTTTTGTCATGCGCGAAATCATGTCTGTGAATCCGCTTCAGGTTGGAATTCCGAAAGCCTATGGTGGACGGGGTGGCATTATGAAAGAAAATATTGGTCTGTTGGCTGCAGCTTCGTACGAATCGCTGGCACTCTCGCTAACCTTTGGTATCAACTCGGCCTTGTTTCTGCAACCCTTTGGAAAGTTTGGGCAAGAGGAAGTAAAAGCGCCTGTTTTTAATCGCTTTCTGAATGAAAAAGCAATGGGTGGATTAATGATTACCGAACCCGATTATGGCAGCGATGCTTTAAATATGCAGACTTCCTATTCCGAAGTTGACTCAAAATACCACTTGAAAGGTAAGAAACACTGGGCCGGTTTAACCGGTTGGGCCGATTATTGGCTGCTGTCTGCCCGCCAAAAATCGAAGTCGGACAAACTGCAGCGTGACATCGACTTTTTTCTGTGTGATGTAAATGCTCCCGGTCAGAATATTGTGGTGGAAGAATTTTTCGAAAACCTGGGATTGTATGCGATTCCCTACGGACGAAACAATATTGATGTTCAGCTTCCGATGGCGCATAAACTTGTACCTGAAACTACAGGTGTAAAAATGATGCTCGATTTGTTGCATCGCAGTCGGATGCAGTTTCCCGGAATGGCGATGGGATTTATTCAGCGATTGCTCGATGAGGCATTGAATCATTGTAAGGATCGCTTTGTTGGAGGTAAAAGTTTGTTTAGTTACGATCGGGTGCAACATCGTTTAACAAAGTTGCAGGCCTCGTACACCATTTGCTCCGCCATGTGCACCAACAGCAGCGAAAAGGCCGGTTTGGATGTTGATTTGTCGGGGCAGGGAATGGAAGCCAATGCGGTAAAAAGTGTTGTTACGGATTTAATGCAGGAAGCAGCACAATCGGTTACTCAGCTGGTGGGAGCAAAAGCTTATAAATTAAATCACATTGCTGGTAGAAGTATTGTAGATAGTCGTCCTTTTCAGATTTTTGAAGGATCGAACGATATTTTATATGCCCAAATTTCGGAAGCACTGGTAAAAATGATGAAACGGATGAAAGAGAATAATCTTTTTGATTTTCTGAAAGGGTTTGATCTTACCGAAAAAGCTGCATCCTATGTAAAATCGCAGGTGAATTTTAATCTCGATTTACAGATGCCACAGCGTAAACTGGTGGAAATGGGGAAAGTTATAGGTCGTGTAATTTCGTTAAATCAGGTACTTGATTTGGGAGATAAAGGATACAAAAAAGAATTAATCGACAATAGTATCGTCGTTTTGCAACAAGAAATTTCAAGACTGATGTCGGCTTTTAATTTTAAAAATACCGGAATTGTGGTGGATGGTTACGAAGAAAACAGTTCGTGGTTAAATTTTGTAAAAGCTTAA